Within the Plesiomonas shigelloides genome, the region ACTCACAGCTGGCTTTCCTCTACGTTAAGCGGGAAGTGGCAGGCAAACTCATGGTTTTTGATTTTGCGCAGCACTGGGGTTTCGATGCATTTTTTCTGCGCGTGCGGACAGCGCGGCCCTAAGCGGCAACCAATCGGCAAGTGCTGCAGCGGCGGGATCGCACCGGGCAGGGTGCTGAGTCGGCTTTTGTGCGGCAGTGGCTCACGAAAATCCGGCATCGAACGCAGCAACGCCAACGTATAGGGATGGTGCGGCGTTTCTAAAATCTGCTCGCATGTGCCAGATTCAATGGTCTGGCCGCAGTACATCACGGTCAGCTTATTGGCTGTTTGCGTCAGACTGAGTAAGTCGTGGCTGACCAGCAAGATGGTGGTGTCATTCAGCTGATTCATCCGATCCAGCAGACGGAAAATCTGCGCGCGGGTAGTCGGCTCCATCGAGTTGGTCGGTTCATCGGCAATCAGCAGCTTCGGTTGGTTGGCCAGCGCCATGGCAATCATGACCTTCTGGCATTCCCCTTCGGTGAGTTCATACGGGTAGCTGCGCATGATTTCGCGGTGATCTTTGATCCCCACTTTGTGCAGCAGCGCCTTGGCTTGCTTATAGCGCCAATTCCAACGTTTCCACCAGTGGCCTTTGAACGTCCACGATGGGATGGTTTCTTCCAATTGACGACCAACGCGCTCAGAAGGATCAAGGCACGACTGCGGCTCTTGGAAAATCATCGAGATATGACGACCTACCCAGTGGCGACGCTCTTTATTGCTCAGGCGCAGCATGTCGACGTCATTAAAGCGAAAACGGTCGGCGGTGATTTTCCAGTTATCTTTACTGACCCCACAAATGGCTTTGGCTACCAGACTCTTACCCGAGCCGGACTCGCCCACTAACCCGCGGATTTCACCTTCGTTGAGGATCAAGCTGACGCGATCCACGGCTTTTACCGGCCCAGCCGGAGTCATGATTTCAATCGTCAGGTTACGAATATCTAAAAGTGGCATTACTCGGTTCCTGCGTTGATGGCGCGGCGCAGCCCGTCACCGGCGAGGTTAACAATGATCACACTGAACAAAATCGCCAGACCGGGCAGGGTGACGGTCCACGGTGCGATATACAGCAAGCTGAGGGCTTCACCCAACATGGCTCCCCATTCAGGGCTTGGACGCTGAGCGCCGAGATCCAAAAAGCCCAATGCGGCGATATCCAACATGGCCACAGAAAAACCACGGGTAAATTCAGTGACCAGCATCGCCATGATGTTTGGCAGTACGGCGTAGCGCAAAATATAGCCGTTGGACGCACCGTCTAAGCGAATTGCAGTGATGTGATCTTTTTCCATCTCATCGTGCACGGCGGTATATACCGCGCGCACAAAACGGGGCACCAGCGCCAACCAGACAGCAAACATAGCGTGTAGCAAACCGGCGCCAGTGAGTGCGACGACGATGATCGCAATCAGCAGGGTTGGGATAGACAGCAGCGCATCCAGCGTGTGGTTCAAAATCGAGGATTTCAGACCCTTGGACATCCCCGCGGCGATACCGATCAGCGTACCGACAATCGAGGCGGTGCAAACCACTAAAAAGGCGCTACCGAAGGTCAATTGGGTGCCACAAATCAGGCGACTGAAAATATCGCGCCCCAGATCATCGGTACCGAAGAAAAACTCCACTTTGCCATTTTCCGCCCATGATGGCGGCATCA harbors:
- the sapC gene encoding putrescine export ABC transporter permease SapC; its protein translation is MPHRTVMPSRMAHTWNLYRGDTVSMIGFYGLLFLLILTVFGHHIAPFAPNFQFIDKELMPPSWAENGKVEFFFGTDDLGRDIFSRLICGTQLTFGSAFLVVCTASIVGTLIGIAAGMSKGLKSSILNHTLDALLSIPTLLIAIIVVALTGAGLLHAMFAVWLALVPRFVRAVYTAVHDEMEKDHITAIRLDGASNGYILRYAVLPNIMAMLVTEFTRGFSVAMLDIAALGFLDLGAQRPSPEWGAMLGEALSLLYIAPWTVTLPGLAILFSVIIVNLAGDGLRRAINAGTE
- a CDS encoding oligopeptide/dipeptide ABC transporter ATP-binding protein, which translates into the protein MPLLDIRNLTIEIMTPAGPVKAVDRVSLILNEGEIRGLVGESGSGKSLVAKAICGVSKDNWKITADRFRFNDVDMLRLSNKERRHWVGRHISMIFQEPQSCLDPSERVGRQLEETIPSWTFKGHWWKRWNWRYKQAKALLHKVGIKDHREIMRSYPYELTEGECQKVMIAMALANQPKLLIADEPTNSMEPTTRAQIFRLLDRMNQLNDTTILLVSHDLLSLTQTANKLTVMYCGQTIESGTCEQILETPHHPYTLALLRSMPDFREPLPHKSRLSTLPGAIPPLQHLPIGCRLGPRCPHAQKKCIETPVLRKIKNHEFACHFPLNVEESQL